In Embleya scabrispora, the DNA window GCGAGGGCGGCATCCTGCGCAACGCGGACGGCGAGCGCTTCATGGAGCGCTACGCGCCGACCATCAAGGACCTCGCGCCGCGTGACATCGTCGCGCGCTCGATGGTCCTGGAGGTGCTGGAGGGTCGCGGCGCCGGTCCGAACAAGGACTACGTCTACCTCGACCTGACCCACCTGCCGGCGGAGCAGATCGAGGAGAAGCTGCCGGACATCACCGAGTTCGCGCGCACCTACCTGGGCGTCGAGCCGACCACCGAGCTGGTCCCGGTGTACCCGACCGCGCACTACGCGATGGGCGGCATCCCGACCAACGTCGAGGCCGAGGTGCTGTCGGACAACACCACGGTGGTCCCGGGTCTGTACGCGGCCGGCGAGGTCGCCTGCGTGTCCGTGCACGGCTCGAACCGGCTCGGCACCAACTCGCTGCTCGACATCAACGTGTTCGGCCGGCGCGCGGGCATCGCCGCCGCCGAGTACGCGACCACGCACGACTTCGTCGAGCTGCCCGAGGCCCCCGAGGCCACGGTCGTCGAGCTGATCGAGCGGCTGCGCGACAGCGCGGGCACCGAGCGGGTCGGCCAGATCCGCGCCGAGATGCAGGAGACGATGGACGCCAACGCCGGCGTCTACCGCACCGAGGAGACGCTGAAGCAGGCGCTCGCCGACATCAAGGGCCTGCAGAAGCGCTACCTCGACGTCTCCATCCAGGACAAGGGCAAGCGGTACAACACCGACCTGCTCGAGGCGATCGAGCTGGGCTTCCTGCTCGACCTCGCCGAGGTCCTGGTCGTCGGCGCGCAAAACCGCAAGGAGTCGCGCGGCGGCCACGCCCGCGAGGACTTCCAGGCGCGCGACGACGAGAACTACATGAAGCACACGATGGCGTACCGCGAGGTCGACGCGAAGGGCGAGCACTCGATCCGCCTGGGCTACAAGCCGGTCGTGGTCACCCGCTACCAGCCGATGGAGCGTAAGTACTGATGACTGCCGTAGTGGAAGAGACCGCGCCCGGCACCGGGCACGGCAGCACGGCCGCCGAGCGCGACCACACGCCGATCGTGATCACGCTGCGGATCCGCCGGTTCAACCCGGAGACCGACGCGGAGCCGTACTGGCAGGACTTCAAGGTCGAGGCCGACCCGACCGAGCGCATCCTGACCGCCATGATGAAGATCAAGGCGGAGCAGGACGGCTCGCTCACCTTCCGCCGCTCCTGCGCGCACGGCATCTGCGGCTCGGACGCGATGCGGATCAACGGGCGCAACCGGCTGGCCTGCAAGACCCTGGTCAAGGACCTGGACATGGCCAAGCCGATCACGGTCGAGGCGATCAAGGGTCTGAAGCTGGAGAAGGACCTCGTCGTCGACATGGATCCGTTCATGCAGGCGTACAAGGACGTGATGCCGTTCCTGATCACGTCGGGCAACGAGCCGACGCGCGAGCGGTTGCAGTCGCCCGAGGACCGCGAGCGGTTCGACGACACCACCAAGTGCATCCTGTGCGCGGCGTGCACCACGTCGTGCCCGGTGTTCTGGAGCGACGGGCAGTACTTCGGCCCGGCCGCGATCGTCAACGCGCACCGGTTCATCTTCGACTCGCGGGACGAGGGCGCCGAGGAGCGTCTGGAGATCCTGAACGAGAAGGAGGGCGTGTGGCGCTGCCGCACGACCTTCAACTGCACCGAGGCGTGCCCGCGTGGCATCGAGGTCACCAAGGCGATCCAGGAGGTCAAGCGCGCGCTGATCTTCCGCCGCGTGTGATCGATCCGCACCGACGAGGGCCCGGAACCGTGCTTCGGTTCCGGGCCCTCGGGCGTTCGGAGTCGGCGACCGTCAGCCGGCTTCCGCCGCGCGGACCCGGTCGCCGTGGCGCAGGGTCGCGGCGCGCAGCGCGGTCTCGGCGTCGACGCCCTGACGGGCGGCCAGTTCGGTGACGGCCAGCAGCAGGTCGCCGATCGCCTCGGGGCCGGCGTAGTCGTCGGCGTCGACGGCCGGCGGGAGCGCGGGGGTGGGCACGGTCAGGCCGGCCCTGCCGGTGCGGGAGAGGAACTTCGCGGCCAGCGCCAGCGCCGGCTGGCTCATCGCGATGCCGTCGAGGGCCGACGCGCGATGCGACTTCTCCGCGGCCTTGAGCGCGTCCCAGTTGGCCTCGACCGCCTCCGGGGTGTCGGCCTCCACGTCGGCGAACACGTGCGGGTGGCGGCTGATCAGCTTGTCCACGATGCCGCCGGCCACGTCGTCGATGCCGAACGGGTCGGCCTCGTCCTCCTGGGCGACCCGGGCGTGGAAGAACACCTGCATCAGCACGTCGCCCAGTTCCTCGCGCAGGTGGTCCCGGTCCCCCGAGTCGATCGCGTCGACCAGTTCGTAGGTCTCCTCGACCAGGTAGCGGGCCAGCGACTCGTGGGTCTGCTTCGCGTCCCACGGGCAGCCGCCGGGCGAGCGCAGCCGGTCCATCACCGCGACCAGGTCGAGCAGGCGCGCGCCCGGCAGGTCCCAGGCGCCGGGCAGCAGTTCGATCTCCGGGACCGGCTCGCCGCCCTCGTCGCCGGCCGCGACCCGGGCGAGGGCCGGGCCCAGGCCGGGGTCGTCGTCGGTCGCCGCGAGCCAGACGACCAGGCCCGTGCGGGCCCGGTCGAGCAGGTGCCGGGCGAGCGCGAGCGGGCCCGCGTCGAGGTCGGCGATGTCGACCTCGACGCCCGCCTCGCGCAGATACGGCAGTTGGGGGTGGTCGGCGTCGGCGGTCAGCACACACCCGGTCGGCGTGCCGGCCGCCTCGCGCAGCGTGCGCCACGCGGGCCAGCTCAGCAGGCCGGGGGCGACCCGGTGGGTGCCGGCGAGCAGGACGAGGCGGGCGGGCGGCGCGGCGGTAGGCGAATCACTCACCCGGCCAGCCTACGGTCCGGCTCAGGTGCCGCTCGCCGCCCCGGGCGGGGCGTCGGCGGAACCGGCCGCCGGCTGCGTGCCCGGGGCCAGCCACGAGTAGGACGCGGCGGTGGTGGTCAGCTTCGCCGAGTCCCAGGTGCCGTACCTCGGGTTCACCTTGATCTTCATCGAGGTCGCCACGTCGCCCAGGTAGGCGTCCAGCTGCGCCTGGCCGTCGGCGGTGCCCAGGTCGATGTGGCGCACCCGGGCGATCTCCGCCTTCAGCGCCTCGGTCCGGACGAAGTCGTCCACCTCGGCGGGCAGCACGCCGATCCGCACCAGGCGGGCCTCCAGGTTCTGTGGGCCGCCGAGCCGGGCCTCCAGCGTGCGGCGGGCCTGGAGCACCTGGGTCGCGTTCAGACCGACGTGGTTGCGCTCGGCCGCCTCGGCGATCACCCGACGCGAGATCAGCTGGACCAACTCGGCCTGGTTGGCCTCCAGTTGGGCGCTGGTGCCGTTGAGCGGCAGGTTCTGCCGGGAGAACGCCTGCTCCAGCTTGTCGACCTTGGCGTTGAGGGTGGAGATCTCGATGCGCTCCCCGCCGACCATGGCGGCCGCGCCCGCCTTGGATTCCGAGCAGCCGGAGAGCGCGAAGCCGGTGACCAGCACCAGCCCCACCGCGGCCACCCGGGCCCGGGACGCGGCCCGCCGCCGGCGGTGCGCGGAATCGACAGGGACGGAACGCGACGTGCGACTCACACGAACTCCCGATGCTCGATGGCGCTGTACGGCGGTACGACTGTCGGCCACGGCGGATGTGCGACCCATGACCAACGATCAAAGATACGGGTGGGCACGCCCGAAGTCCGCACATTCGCCAAGATCATCCGCGGCGGCCGGCCACCGGCCGCGGCTGCCGGACCGGCGACGACGCGCCGGTCCGCCGGCCGGGGAGCCGGCTCGGGCCTACTTCTTCGCCGCCGCGATCGGCTCCAGCAGGATCGCGTCCACCAGATCCCGCGCCCAGGTCAACAGCGCCCCGTCACGCAGCGGTTGCCCGCCGATCCGGGCGGTCATCGGCTTGGGCACCAGGATCTGCTGGGTCGCCGCCTTGACCAGCGTCTTCGGGTAGAGCCGCTGGAGCCGCAACTGCTGCGACTCGCGCAGTTCGACCGGGCCGAACCGGACGAAGTTGCCCTGGAGCGTGACGTCGGCGATCCCGGCGGTGCGTACGTGCGCCCGGAACCGGGCCACCTCCAGCAGGTTCTCCACCGGCTGCGGCAACGGCCCGTAGCGGTCCACCAGTTCGGCCCGCACCGCGTCGATGTCCGCCTCGCAGGTGATCGCCGCGATGCGCCGGTAGGCCTCCAGGCGCAGCCGCTCGCCGGGCACGTAGTCGTGCGGGACGTGCGCGTCGATCGGCAGTTCGACCCGGATCTCCGGGACCTCCTCCGCGCCGTCGCCGCCCGCCGCGAGTTCCTTGTACTGGTTGACCGCCTCGCCCACCATGCGCACGTACAGGTCGAACCCGACGCCCGCGATGTGCCCGGACTGTTCGCCGCCGAGCAGGTTGCCCGCGCCGCGGATCTCCAGGTCCTTCATCGCCACGAACATGCCCGCGCCCATCTCGGTGTGCTGGGCGATGGTGGCCAGGCGCTCGTGCGCGGTCTCGGTCAGCGGCTTCTCCGGCGGGTACAGGAAGTACGCGTAGGCCCGCTCGCGGCCCCGGCCCACCCGGCCGCGCAACTGGTGCAGTTGGGACAGCCCGAAGTTGTCGGCCCGCTCCACGATCAGCGTGTTGGCGTTGGAGATGTCGATGCCGGACTCGACGATCGTGGTGCAGACCAGGACGTCGAACTCCTTCTCCCAGAAGTCCACCACCACCTTCTCCAGCGCGTTCTCGTGCATCTGGCCGTGGGCGATGGCCACCCGGGCCTCGGGCACCAGTTCGCGGATCCGGCCCGCCGCGCGGTCGATCGACTCGACCCGGTTGTGGATGTAGAAGACCTGCCCCTCGCGCAGCAGTTCGCGCCGGATCGCGGCGCCCATCTGCTTCTCCTCGTACGGCCCCACGAAGGTGAGCACCGGGTGCCGCTCCTCGGGCGGCGTGGTGATCGTGGACATCTCGCGGATGCCGGTGACCGCCATCTCCAGGGTGCGCGGAATCGGCGTCGCCGACATGGTCAGCACGTCGACGTTGGCGCGCAGCTTCTTCAACTGCTCCTTGTGCTCGACGCCGAAGCGCTGTTCCTCGTCGACGATGACCAGGCCCAGGTCCTTGAACCTCGTCTCGGCCGAGAACAGCCGGTGGGTGCCGATCACGATGTCGATCGAGCCCTCGCGCAGGCCCTCCAACACCGCCTTGGCCTCGGTCTCGGTCTGGAACCGGGACAGCGACTTCACCACCACCGGGAACTGCGCGTAGCGCTCGGAGAAGGTGGAGAAGTGTTGCTGGACGAGCAGCGTGGTGGGCACCAGGACGGCCACCTGCTTGCCGTCCTGGACCGCCTTGAACGCCGCGCGCACCGCGATCTCGGTCTTGCCGTAGCCGACGTCGCCGCAGATCAGCCGGTCCATCGGGATCGGCTTCTCCATGTCGCCCTTGACCTCCTCGATCGAGGAGAGCTGGTCGGGCGTCTCGACGTAGGGGAAGGCGTCCTCCAACTCGCGCTGCCACGGGGTGTCCGGGCCGAAGGCGTGTCCGGGCGCGGCCATCCGGGCCGAGTAGAGCTTGATCAGGTCGCCCGCGATCTCCTTGATCGCCTTCTTCGCCTTGGCCTTGGTCTTGGCCCAGTCGGCGCCGCCGAGGCGGTGCAGCGACGGGCTCTCGCCGCCGACGTACTTGGTGACCTGCTCCAACTGGTCGGTGGGCACGAACAGGCGGTCGCCCGGTTGGCCGCGCTTGGCGGGGGCGTACTCCAGGACCAGGTACTCGCGCTGCGCGCCCTGCACCGTGCGCTGGACCATCTCCACGTAGCGCCCCACGCCGTGCGACTCGTGCACCACGAAGTCGCCGGGCTTGAGCTGAAGCGGGTCGACCATGTTGCGCCGCCGGCTGGGCAGCCGGCGCATGTCCTTGGTCGAGGTGCGCTGCCCGGAGACGTCCTCCTCGGTCAGCACCAGGGTGCGCAGCGATTCGGAGCCGAAGCCGTGTCCGATGCAGCCGGTGGTCACGTGCACCACGCCCGTCTCCGGCACCTCGGCGAGGTCCGCGTCGAGCCGGGCCGGCACCCCCTCGCCGGACAGCGTCTCGACGAAGCGCGCGGCCGGTCCGTGGCCCTCGGTGACCAACACCACGCGCCAGTCGTCGGCGAGTCGGCCCTTGATCTCGGCCAGCACCCGCTGCGCGTCGCCGCGGTAGGCCTCGACCTCGACCGCGCCGATCTCGGTGCCGGAGTCGTCGGCGTCGGTCCCGAACGGGCTGAGCGACCACCACGGCACGCCGATCCCGGCGGCGTGCTCGCGCACGTCGGCCAGGCTCCACAGGGACGCGGCGCCCAGGTCGATCGGGCTCTCCCCGCCGCCCGCCGCCGCGGCCCAGGACGCGTCCAGGAACTCGCGACTGGTGGCCACCAGGTCGGCGGAGCGGGTGCGGACCCGCTCGGGGTCGCAGACCAGCACGTGACTGCCCGCGGGCAGCACGTCGAGCAGCAGCTCCATGTCGTCCACCAGCGCGGGGGCGAGCGACTCCATGCCCTCCACGGCGATGCCCTCGGCGATCTTGCCGAGCATCTCGACCAGCCCCGGATGCTCCACCAACAGCTCGCGGGCCCGCTCGCGCACCTCGTCGGTGAGCAGCAGCTCTCGGCACGGCGGAGCCCACAGGCCGTGTTCGGCCGTCTCCAGGGAGCGCTGGTCGGCGACCTTGAACCAGCGGATCTCCTCGACCTGGTCGCCCCAGAACTCGACCCGGAGCGGGTGCTCCTCGGTCGGCGGGAACACGTCGAGGATGCCGCCGCGTACGGCGAACTCGCCACGCTTCTCCACCAGGTCGACGCGCGCGTAGGCGGCCGCGGCCAGGCGCTCGACCACGGTGTCGAGATCGATCTCCTGCCCGGCCACCAGGGCCACGGGCTCCAGCTCGCCCAGGCCCTTGACCTGCGGCTGGAGCACACTGCGGATGGGCGCGACGACGACCTTGAGGGTGCCGGTGCCGGCGTCGGCGCGCTCGCCCGAGGTCGGGTGGGCGAGCCGGCGCAGCACCGCGAGCCGGCGGCCGACGGTGTCCGAGCGCGGGGACAGCCGCTCGTGCGGCAGCGTCTCCCACGAGGGGTATTCCACGACGGAGTCCTCGGGCAGCAGCGACCCCAGGGCCGCGACGAGGTCCTCGCACTCTCGGGTGGTGGCGGTGACCGCGAGTACGGGTCGATCCGCGCGGGCGGCGACGGCGGCCACCACGAAGGGGCGCAGCGCCGGTGGTCCGACGAGGTCGAGGGCGGTACCGCGGCCCTCGGACGCGGCCCGCACCGCCTCGGCGACGGCGGGGTCCTGGACGACGATGTCTAGCAGACCGGTCAGGCTCATGGGCCGGTTGGATCCTCCGCAACGCGAACGGCCCCGACCTTGGAAAAGGACCGGGGTTCCCCGACAACCCTACGCCCGAAGGGGTCGGTACCGCCCGCGATGGCAACGTGTGACTGTGACCAGTACCGCCCGTCCCTCCCCCTTGGCAATGTGACCGATAGGGGGTCCAATGGCCTGCGAACAGGAATCTGACGGGTCGTCGGATTTCCGGCGGGCGGCCGTCGGGAGTCCGGGCAGCGGCTGGACCAGGGGAGACGACGGACACGATGAGCAGCGCGCAGCAAAAGCTCTACATCGGCGGCGAATGGGTCGAGCCGGAGCGCGGTCACTACGAGGTGATCAACCCGGCCACCGAGGAGGTCGTGGGCCTGGCGCCCGAGGCGTCGCCGGCGCAGGCGACCGCGGCGACCGCGGCGGCGGCCGAGGCGTTCGGCACCTGGTCGCGGACCACCCCCGAGGAGCGCTCCCGGATCCTGGACCGGGCCGCGGACCTGTTCCTGAAGATGGGCGGCGAGGTGGTCCCGCTGGCCTCCACCGAGACCGGCGCCACGCTCTCGGTCGCGGGCATGATGCAGCTGGGCACCACGTACTCCCGGTTCAAGCGCTACGCCAAGGGCGCGCTCGAGCCGACCGAGTTCCCGCTCGCCCCGCAGCCGACCCCCGAGACCGCGCTGAGCCGGGCGGGCATCTTCGGCGCCGTGGAGGTGCGCCAGCCGGTCGGCGTGGTCACCTGCATCACCTCGTACAACAACCCGCTGGCGAACACCGCGGGCAAGGTCGCGCCGGCGCTGGCGATGGGCAACACGGTCGTGGTCAAGCCCGCGCCGCAGGACCCGCTGGCGGTGTACCGGATGGCCGAGGCGCTGGCCGAGGCCGGGCTGCCGGCGGGTGTGCTGAACGTGGTCACCGGCTCGGGGGTGGACGTGTCCGAGGCGACGGTGGCCTCGCCGCACGTGGACATGATCAGCTTCACCGGCTCGACCGCGATCGGCGCGCGGATCGCCGAGGTGGCCGGCCGTACCTTCAAGCGTCAGCTGATGGAGTTGGGCGGCAAGGGCGCGTGCATCGTGCTCGACGACGCCGATGTGGACGCGGCGGTGCACGGCATCGGCACGGTGTGGAGCTTCTACGCGGGCCAGATCTGCACCGCGCCGACCCGGGTGATCGCCCAGCGCGGCATCTACGACCGGCTCGTGGAGCGGCTCGCGGAGCACGCGAACGGGCTGAAGGTGGGCAGCCCGCTGGATCCCGCGACGCAGGTCACCCCGGTCATCTCCGCGGTGCAGCGCGGCCGGGTGGAGGCGCTGATCGCCAAGGGCCGCGAGGAGGGCGCCCGCCTGGTGGTCGGCGGCGAGCGGCCCGACTTCGCGAAGGGCTTCTACGTGGCGCCGACGCTGTTCGCGGACGCGAGCAACGAGATGACCATCGCGCGCGAGGAGTTCTTCGGCCCGGTGGTCACGGTGATCCCGTTCGACGGGGACGAGGAGGAGGCGATCCGGATCGCCAACGACTCGGACTACGGCCTGATCTCCTACGTCTTCGCCGGGGACACCACGCGCGCCTACGGCATCGCCCGCCGGCTGCGCTCCGGTGGTGTCGGGGTCAACACCGTCGGGCGCAACATGGAGGCCCCGTTCGGCGGCTTCAAGCAGTCGGGCGTCGGCCGCGACGGCGGTTCCTACGGCCTGG includes these proteins:
- the sdhA gene encoding succinate dehydrogenase flavoprotein subunit; this encodes MQTHKYDTVIVGAGGAGMRAALESSKRSRTAVLTKLYPTRSHTGAAQGGMCAALANVEEDNWEWHTFDTVKGGDYLTDQDAAEIMCKEAIDAVLDLEKMGLPFSRTPEGRIDQRRFGGHTRDHGKAAVRRSCYAADRTGHMILQTLFQNCVKQNVEFYNEFYVLDLLLAEDEAGNKTTSGVVAYELATGEIHVFQAKSVIFATGGFGKVFKTTSNAHTLTGDGMGIAWRRGLPLEDMEFYQFHPTGLAGLGILLTEGARGEGGILRNADGERFMERYAPTIKDLAPRDIVARSMVLEVLEGRGAGPNKDYVYLDLTHLPAEQIEEKLPDITEFARTYLGVEPTTELVPVYPTAHYAMGGIPTNVEAEVLSDNTTVVPGLYAAGEVACVSVHGSNRLGTNSLLDINVFGRRAGIAAAEYATTHDFVELPEAPEATVVELIERLRDSAGTERVGQIRAEMQETMDANAGVYRTEETLKQALADIKGLQKRYLDVSIQDKGKRYNTDLLEAIELGFLLDLAEVLVVGAQNRKESRGGHAREDFQARDDENYMKHTMAYREVDAKGEHSIRLGYKPVVVTRYQPMERKY
- a CDS encoding succinate dehydrogenase iron-sulfur subunit, with amino-acid sequence MMTAVVEETAPGTGHGSTAAERDHTPIVITLRIRRFNPETDAEPYWQDFKVEADPTERILTAMMKIKAEQDGSLTFRRSCAHGICGSDAMRINGRNRLACKTLVKDLDMAKPITVEAIKGLKLEKDLVVDMDPFMQAYKDVMPFLITSGNEPTRERLQSPEDRERFDDTTKCILCAACTTSCPVFWSDGQYFGPAAIVNAHRFIFDSRDEGAEERLEILNEKEGVWRCRTTFNCTEACPRGIEVTKAIQEVKRALIFRRV
- a CDS encoding MazG family protein is translated as MSDSPTAAPPARLVLLAGTHRVAPGLLSWPAWRTLREAAGTPTGCVLTADADHPQLPYLREAGVEVDIADLDAGPLALARHLLDRARTGLVVWLAATDDDPGLGPALARVAAGDEGGEPVPEIELLPGAWDLPGARLLDLVAVMDRLRSPGGCPWDAKQTHESLARYLVEETYELVDAIDSGDRDHLREELGDVLMQVFFHARVAQEDEADPFGIDDVAGGIVDKLISRHPHVFADVEADTPEAVEANWDALKAAEKSHRASALDGIAMSQPALALAAKFLSRTGRAGLTVPTPALPPAVDADDYAGPEAIGDLLLAVTELAARQGVDAETALRAATLRHGDRVRAAEAG
- a CDS encoding SurA N-terminal domain-containing protein, giving the protein MSRTSRSVPVDSAHRRRRAASRARVAAVGLVLVTGFALSGCSESKAGAAAMVGGERIEISTLNAKVDKLEQAFSRQNLPLNGTSAQLEANQAELVQLISRRVIAEAAERNHVGLNATQVLQARRTLEARLGGPQNLEARLVRIGVLPAEVDDFVRTEALKAEIARVRHIDLGTADGQAQLDAYLGDVATSMKIKVNPRYGTWDSAKLTTTAASYSWLAPGTQPAAGSADAPPGAASGT
- the mfd gene encoding transcription-repair coupling factor is translated as MSLTGLLDIVVQDPAVAEAVRAASEGRGTALDLVGPPALRPFVVAAVAARADRPVLAVTATTRECEDLVAALGSLLPEDSVVEYPSWETLPHERLSPRSDTVGRRLAVLRRLAHPTSGERADAGTGTLKVVVAPIRSVLQPQVKGLGELEPVALVAGQEIDLDTVVERLAAAAYARVDLVEKRGEFAVRGGILDVFPPTEEHPLRVEFWGDQVEEIRWFKVADQRSLETAEHGLWAPPCRELLLTDEVRERARELLVEHPGLVEMLGKIAEGIAVEGMESLAPALVDDMELLLDVLPAGSHVLVCDPERVRTRSADLVATSREFLDASWAAAAGGGESPIDLGAASLWSLADVREHAAGIGVPWWSLSPFGTDADDSGTEIGAVEVEAYRGDAQRVLAEIKGRLADDWRVVLVTEGHGPAARFVETLSGEGVPARLDADLAEVPETGVVHVTTGCIGHGFGSESLRTLVLTEEDVSGQRTSTKDMRRLPSRRRNMVDPLQLKPGDFVVHESHGVGRYVEMVQRTVQGAQREYLVLEYAPAKRGQPGDRLFVPTDQLEQVTKYVGGESPSLHRLGGADWAKTKAKAKKAIKEIAGDLIKLYSARMAAPGHAFGPDTPWQRELEDAFPYVETPDQLSSIEEVKGDMEKPIPMDRLICGDVGYGKTEIAVRAAFKAVQDGKQVAVLVPTTLLVQQHFSTFSERYAQFPVVVKSLSRFQTETEAKAVLEGLREGSIDIVIGTHRLFSAETRFKDLGLVIVDEEQRFGVEHKEQLKKLRANVDVLTMSATPIPRTLEMAVTGIREMSTITTPPEERHPVLTFVGPYEEKQMGAAIRRELLREGQVFYIHNRVESIDRAAGRIRELVPEARVAIAHGQMHENALEKVVVDFWEKEFDVLVCTTIVESGIDISNANTLIVERADNFGLSQLHQLRGRVGRGRERAYAYFLYPPEKPLTETAHERLATIAQHTEMGAGMFVAMKDLEIRGAGNLLGGEQSGHIAGVGFDLYVRMVGEAVNQYKELAAGGDGAEEVPEIRVELPIDAHVPHDYVPGERLRLEAYRRIAAITCEADIDAVRAELVDRYGPLPQPVENLLEVARFRAHVRTAGIADVTLQGNFVRFGPVELRESQQLRLQRLYPKTLVKAATQQILVPKPMTARIGGQPLRDGALLTWARDLVDAILLEPIAAAKK
- a CDS encoding aldehyde dehydrogenase family protein, translating into MSSAQQKLYIGGEWVEPERGHYEVINPATEEVVGLAPEASPAQATAATAAAAEAFGTWSRTTPEERSRILDRAADLFLKMGGEVVPLASTETGATLSVAGMMQLGTTYSRFKRYAKGALEPTEFPLAPQPTPETALSRAGIFGAVEVRQPVGVVTCITSYNNPLANTAGKVAPALAMGNTVVVKPAPQDPLAVYRMAEALAEAGLPAGVLNVVTGSGVDVSEATVASPHVDMISFTGSTAIGARIAEVAGRTFKRQLMELGGKGACIVLDDADVDAAVHGIGTVWSFYAGQICTAPTRVIAQRGIYDRLVERLAEHANGLKVGSPLDPATQVTPVISAVQRGRVEALIAKGREEGARLVVGGERPDFAKGFYVAPTLFADASNEMTIAREEFFGPVVTVIPFDGDEEEAIRIANDSDYGLISYVFAGDTTRAYGIARRLRSGGVGVNTVGRNMEAPFGGFKQSGVGRDGGSYGLAAYSEIQSIVWPSA